One window from the genome of Alkalihalobacillus sp. LMS6 encodes:
- a CDS encoding 3-oxoacyl-ACP synthase III family protein produces MSSIIVKNAAKYLPESIKNREDMRTHFAAVGAQVDSLFDIGGRENHPYISDYRQETSVTMATKACQAVLDKEGLSLADIHGLFFVSDAPEYTVPSNAITIVNALGEGNDGAVKFVMDLNQNCTGLLSSFDMVSAYMKTRNDLKRCLLVSVFNSTHVSHQDDPVTFGFLTDGSSALLLEKTEQDGKGIVDSDTLIGSDGWELMSFPAAGYSKVFKEETTLRERTLRWEVGPAGWIPDKYMEVLPQLLERNGLTEKDIDYFICSQFHEGLVKKTCELMESSMDKWLFVSRDYGYAGNASPGFAFESGLESGKFTEGKTIVWFSFGAGYTLSALLYKF; encoded by the coding sequence TTGAGTAGTATTATTGTTAAAAATGCAGCGAAATACTTGCCAGAATCTATAAAAAACCGTGAAGACATGCGCACCCATTTTGCGGCTGTTGGTGCACAAGTTGATTCACTTTTTGATATAGGCGGGAGAGAAAATCATCCATATATTAGCGATTATCGACAAGAGACGTCGGTTACGATGGCAACAAAGGCATGCCAAGCTGTTTTAGATAAAGAGGGACTTTCGTTAGCAGATATACACGGTTTGTTTTTTGTATCGGATGCACCTGAGTATACGGTTCCTTCGAATGCAATTACTATTGTAAATGCGCTTGGAGAGGGCAACGATGGAGCTGTAAAATTTGTGATGGATTTAAATCAAAATTGTACAGGGTTATTGTCTTCTTTTGATATGGTAAGTGCGTATATGAAGACGCGCAATGACTTAAAGCGATGTCTACTTGTTAGTGTATTTAACTCCACCCATGTGTCGCATCAAGACGATCCGGTTACATTTGGCTTTTTAACGGATGGTTCAAGTGCGCTTCTTCTAGAAAAGACCGAACAAGATGGAAAAGGAATAGTCGATTCTGATACGTTAATTGGTTCTGATGGTTGGGAATTAATGAGTTTTCCTGCCGCTGGGTACTCGAAAGTATTTAAAGAAGAAACGACATTAAGAGAGCGGACGCTACGGTGGGAAGTTGGTCCAGCTGGCTGGATTCCCGATAAATATATGGAAGTCCTGCCACAATTATTGGAACGGAATGGCTTAACAGAGAAAGACATTGACTACTTTATTTGCTCGCAATTTCACGAAGGTTTAGTGAAAAAAACATGTGAATTAATGGAGTCGTCGATGGATAAATGGTTGTTTGTCAGCCGTGACTACGGATATGCAGGGAATGCTTCACCAGGTTTTGCTTTTGAATCAGGTTTAGAGTCAGGTAAATTCACAGAGGGAAAAACGATTGTTTGGTTTTCATTCGGCGCAGGCTATACGCTGTCGGCATTATTATATAAATTTTAA
- a CDS encoding UDP-glucose--hexose-1-phosphate uridylyltransferase: MVHIYIEQLLLYGLRKNLFLPEDKRYLHNRLLEFLQLDYPEEVHVTEEEQLENILSPLLDWAFSRGLISHNTVTHRDLFDTAIMNLLLPRPSDVTIWFRHKENKYGPETATKSFYEFNKHANYIRMDRIQLNESWHVDTAYGPLDITINLSKPEKDPTALAEARKQLQPKRYPNGPLAKENIGFKGSLNHPARHNLRYIPVTLAGEEWYFQFSPYVYYNEHAIIFSGEQTPMKINDTTFERLFDFIDQYPHYFIGSNADLPIVGGSILEHDHYQGGMHSFPMAHAPLKQKLSNIGFPTVEAGILKWPMSVIRLTGANRSDLIAASSLILKNWRSYSDHSLDLIAFTENESHNTITPVLRMNNNHYELDLVLRNNRTTVEHPLGLFHPHQEAHAIKKENIGLIEVMGLAILPGRLKKELEEIASVLLNEHAETSLSQSPYTEKHCHWAIELKRRLGQKLTKDNIGDELKKEVGHIFMAVLHHAGVFKDSKEGLEGFNRFWRYCERNNR, translated from the coding sequence ATGGTTCATATTTATATCGAACAGTTATTGCTTTACGGTCTAAGAAAGAACTTATTCTTACCAGAAGATAAACGCTATCTTCATAACCGCCTTCTTGAATTTTTACAACTCGATTATCCTGAAGAAGTTCACGTCACGGAAGAAGAACAGCTTGAAAACATTTTGTCCCCTTTACTTGACTGGGCGTTTTCTCGAGGCTTGATCTCTCATAATACGGTCACACATCGTGATTTATTCGACACAGCGATTATGAATCTTCTTCTTCCTCGGCCAAGTGACGTGACGATTTGGTTTAGACACAAAGAAAACAAATATGGTCCTGAAACAGCGACTAAATCCTTTTACGAGTTCAACAAACATGCCAATTACATTCGAATGGATCGGATTCAATTAAATGAAAGTTGGCATGTCGACACAGCTTACGGACCATTAGACATAACGATCAATTTGTCAAAACCCGAAAAAGATCCAACAGCACTTGCGGAGGCACGAAAGCAGTTACAACCAAAACGCTACCCAAACGGGCCTCTTGCTAAAGAAAATATAGGTTTCAAAGGCTCACTTAACCATCCTGCCAGACACAATTTACGCTATATTCCTGTTACATTAGCTGGTGAAGAGTGGTATTTTCAGTTTTCTCCATATGTCTACTACAACGAGCATGCGATCATTTTTTCCGGCGAACAAACACCAATGAAAATAAACGACACGACATTTGAACGATTATTCGATTTCATTGATCAATACCCACATTATTTTATTGGATCGAATGCAGATTTACCTATTGTTGGCGGCTCTATTCTTGAACACGACCATTATCAAGGCGGGATGCATTCATTTCCAATGGCTCATGCTCCGCTTAAACAAAAGCTCTCAAACATAGGGTTTCCTACGGTTGAAGCAGGCATTTTAAAGTGGCCTATGTCAGTAATTCGTTTAACGGGAGCGAATCGAAGCGACTTAATTGCGGCTTCCTCTCTCATTTTAAAAAACTGGCGATCTTATTCTGATCACTCGCTTGATCTAATTGCTTTTACGGAAAATGAGTCTCATAACACCATTACACCTGTGCTCCGTATGAACAACAATCATTACGAACTAGACTTAGTTCTACGTAACAATCGAACAACAGTTGAGCACCCTCTCGGTTTGTTTCATCCTCACCAAGAAGCTCATGCGATTAAAAAAGAAAACATTGGTCTTATTGAAGTCATGGGGCTAGCCATTTTGCCAGGTCGGTTAAAAAAGGAGTTAGAAGAAATTGCATCTGTTCTACTAAATGAACATGCAGAAACTTCACTCTCTCAGTCTCCTTATACGGAAAAGCATTGTCATTGGGCAATCGAACTGAAAAGACGATTAGGGCAAAAGCTGACAAAAGATAATATTGGTGATGAACTAAAAAAAGAAGTTGGGCATATTTTTATGGCAGTTCTGCATCATGCTGGTGTTTTCAAAGATTCTAAAGAGGGATTAGAAGGATTCAATCGCTTTTGGAGGTATTGTGAAAGAAATAACCGATAA
- a CDS encoding galactokinase translates to MTIIDSLKQAFNSFANEDPQRIYFSPGRVNLIGEHTDYNSGYVFPAALEMGTYLAVNFRNDETINMQSANFQTTYQYSIDNLTYSEKDDWSNYPKGVLREFQQLGYRLPGMNLYFFGDLPNGAGLSSSASIEMVTAYFLNDALRSNLNRTTLAQLCQRVENHYIGVNSGIMDQYAVGLGKEAHALFIDTKTLHHELVPLELGEYALVLTNSNKKRGLADSKYNERRAECEQGVAILQEAGYQLESLSDLTVEEWQIAKATIQNPVLEKRINHIVTENHRVQLAVKHLKAHDIHKFGHFMCESHDSLATDYDVTGNELDLLYAIQKDQSGCIGTRMTGAGFGGCTVSLVHQSYIGQFKENVAKQYHQHTKIQPDFYTSLAGDGVKKIYEGGL, encoded by the coding sequence ATGACAATTATTGACTCATTAAAACAAGCCTTTAACTCATTTGCAAATGAAGACCCTCAACGAATTTATTTTTCTCCAGGGCGTGTTAACCTTATTGGTGAACATACAGATTATAACAGTGGCTATGTATTTCCTGCAGCATTAGAGATGGGTACCTACTTAGCAGTAAATTTTAGAAACGATGAGACGATTAACATGCAGAGCGCTAATTTTCAAACGACCTATCAGTATTCAATTGATAACCTTACTTACTCTGAAAAAGACGATTGGAGCAATTATCCAAAAGGAGTGCTTCGTGAATTTCAGCAGCTCGGCTACCGGCTTCCAGGTATGAACCTTTATTTTTTCGGGGATTTACCAAACGGAGCAGGGTTATCGTCCTCAGCTTCCATCGAAATGGTGACCGCTTATTTCCTAAATGATGCCCTTCGATCAAATTTGAATCGAACGACGCTTGCTCAACTTTGTCAACGTGTTGAAAATCATTATATCGGGGTAAATAGTGGCATTATGGATCAATATGCTGTGGGCCTTGGGAAAGAAGCACATGCGCTCTTTATTGATACGAAAACCCTTCACCACGAGCTTGTGCCGCTTGAACTGGGTGAGTATGCATTGGTGCTAACAAACTCAAATAAAAAGCGTGGCTTAGCAGATTCAAAGTATAATGAGCGTCGCGCAGAGTGTGAACAAGGGGTAGCAATCTTACAGGAAGCGGGGTATCAATTGGAATCTTTAAGCGATTTAACCGTTGAAGAATGGCAAATTGCGAAAGCGACCATCCAGAATCCCGTCTTAGAAAAACGAATCAATCATATTGTCACTGAAAATCATCGCGTTCAACTAGCTGTCAAACACTTAAAAGCGCACGATATTCATAAATTTGGTCATTTTATGTGTGAATCACATGACTCGCTTGCTACAGATTATGACGTTACTGGAAATGAACTTGACCTCCTTTACGCTATCCAAAAAGATCAAAGTGGCTGTATTGGCACTCGAATGACTGGTGCAGGATTTGGAGGGTGCACTGTAAGTCTTGTTCATCAAAGTTATATTGGCCAATTTAAAGAAAATGTGGCGAAGCAGTATCATCAGCATACAAAGATCCAACCAGATTTTTATACAAGCTTAGCTGGAGACGGGGTCAAAAAAATTTATGAAGGAGGGCTATAA
- the guaC gene encoding GMP reductase produces the protein MENVFDYEDIQLIPAKCVVNSRAECDTSVELGGRTFKLPVVPANMQTIIDEKIALYLAENGYFYVMHRFQPEKRYAFIQDMHAKDLFASISVGVKEEEYRFVEQLAADGVIPDYITIDIAHGHSNAVIEMIQHIKKQLPTSFVIAGNVGTPEAVRELENAGADATKVGIGPGKVCITKIKTGFGTGGWQLAALRWCAKAASKPIIADGGIRTNGDIAKSVRFGATMVMIGSLFAGHEESPGETTERNGKLVKEYFGSASEFQKGEKKNVEGKKMFVEHKGSLTDTLEEMEQDLQSSISYAGGSKLESIRNVDYVVVKNSIFNGDKVY, from the coding sequence ATGGAAAATGTATTTGATTACGAAGATATTCAATTAATTCCTGCAAAGTGCGTAGTGAATAGTAGAGCAGAATGTGACACGAGTGTTGAATTAGGAGGACGCACATTTAAGTTACCAGTAGTTCCTGCAAATATGCAAACCATTATAGATGAAAAGATTGCACTTTATTTAGCAGAAAACGGATATTTTTATGTCATGCATCGATTCCAACCGGAAAAACGCTATGCTTTTATACAAGATATGCACGCGAAAGATCTTTTTGCTTCAATTAGTGTAGGTGTAAAAGAAGAGGAATATCGCTTTGTTGAGCAACTAGCAGCAGATGGTGTCATTCCTGATTATATTACAATTGATATTGCTCACGGACACTCTAATGCCGTGATTGAAATGATTCAACATATAAAAAAGCAATTGCCTACTAGCTTTGTCATAGCAGGGAATGTGGGTACACCAGAAGCTGTTAGAGAGCTGGAGAATGCTGGTGCTGATGCAACAAAAGTAGGAATTGGACCTGGGAAAGTCTGTATCACAAAAATAAAAACAGGTTTTGGAACAGGTGGGTGGCAACTAGCGGCGCTTCGCTGGTGTGCAAAAGCCGCAAGTAAACCCATTATTGCAGATGGTGGTATACGAACCAATGGCGATATAGCAAAATCCGTTCGTTTTGGTGCGACGATGGTGATGATTGGCTCCCTTTTTGCAGGTCATGAAGAATCGCCAGGCGAAACAACAGAAAGAAACGGCAAATTAGTAAAAGAATATTTTGGTTCGGCTTCTGAATTTCAAAAAGGTGAAAAGAAGAATGTGGAAGGTAAGAAGATGTTTGTTGAACATAAAGGTTCCTTGACCGATACATTAGAAGAAATGGAGCAAGACTTACAATCATCCATTTCATATGCTGGTGGGTCAAAACTTGAATCAATTCGTAATGTTGATTACGTGGTTGTGAAGAACTCGATTTTTAATGGCGATAAAGTCTATTAA
- a CDS encoding CotD family spore coat protein, producing the protein MEHRCSKCGKKKDNIHITETDPIIHAPKKRVVEEVEVVIIPEVHPIETVVKRKKIYRHVHHYPEKVIIEEDQEVENVACHDQQRTRRPRQGWDWFL; encoded by the coding sequence ATGGAACATCGTTGCTCTAAATGTGGGAAAAAGAAGGATAACATTCATATTACTGAAACGGACCCAATCATACACGCTCCTAAAAAAAGAGTCGTCGAAGAAGTAGAAGTTGTCATCATTCCGGAAGTTCACCCGATCGAAACCGTTGTAAAACGAAAAAAAATCTACCGTCACGTCCATCATTACCCTGAGAAAGTTATTATTGAAGAAGATCAAGAAGTTGAGAATGTAGCATGTCACGATCAACAACGAACAAGACGTCCAAGACAAGGCTGGGATTGGTTTTTATAA
- a CDS encoding phosphatidylglycerophosphatase A — MIHNITIDLAIENLEDRGVTIEDIMDLVYDLQTPYVPNLTKEMCRNHVMKVLAKREVQNALLTGIELDRLAEQKKLSSPIQEIIESDEGLYGIDEIIALSIVNVYGSIGLTNFGYVDKIKPGILAKLNDHNQEKCHTFLDDIVGAIAAAASSRLAHSEEGAGVRD, encoded by the coding sequence ATGATTCACAACATAACAATTGACTTAGCAATTGAGAATCTAGAGGATCGTGGAGTGACAATTGAGGATATTATGGACCTTGTCTATGATTTACAGACACCTTACGTCCCTAATTTAACGAAAGAGATGTGCAGAAACCATGTCATGAAAGTACTCGCTAAACGTGAAGTTCAAAACGCTTTATTAACAGGTATTGAGCTTGATCGATTAGCAGAGCAAAAAAAACTTTCATCTCCTATACAAGAGATTATAGAATCTGATGAAGGCTTATACGGAATTGACGAGATTATCGCCTTGTCCATTGTCAATGTTTATGGATCGATCGGGTTAACAAATTTTGGCTATGTGGATAAAATTAAGCCCGGTATACTCGCAAAACTAAATGATCATAATCAAGAAAAATGCCACACATTTCTTGATGACATTGTCGGCGCAATTGCTGCAGCTGCATCAAGCCGACTCGCCCACTCAGAAGAAGGGGCAGGCGTTCGAGATTAA
- a CDS encoding NCS2 family permease: MDRFFQLSANKTSIRQEAVAGLTTFLAMAYILFVNPDILGAAGMDQGAVFVATALAAMVGSIIMGLIANYPIALAPGMGLNAFFAYTVVINYGMSWQAALFAVFASGVIFIFITIFKLREKIINAIPEELKYAAGAGIGLFIAFIGLKNAGIVVGDEATLVTMGNLQSPGTLLAIFGIVITIILVVMNIKGAVFYGLALTALAGILTGMNSLDGGILSMPPSLTTFGAAFQFESWTDEIFTLQMLIVILTFLFIVFFDTAGTLFAVATQAGFVKDNRLPRAGRALFADASATTVGAVFGTSTTTAYVESTSGVAVGGRTGLTAIFTGLFFLVALFFSPLLSVITEQVTAPALIIVGVMMATSLRHIDWNKMEIAVPVFFTVVTMPLTYSIATGIALGFVLYPLTMVVKGRGKELHPLMYLLFVAFVLFLFFLPH, translated from the coding sequence ATGGATCGGTTCTTTCAATTAAGTGCAAACAAAACATCTATACGACAAGAAGCAGTAGCAGGATTAACAACATTCCTGGCAATGGCCTATATCTTGTTCGTCAATCCAGATATATTAGGTGCAGCAGGGATGGACCAAGGTGCAGTGTTTGTTGCGACAGCGTTAGCTGCAATGGTTGGTTCTATTATAATGGGATTAATCGCAAACTATCCAATCGCCCTTGCTCCTGGAATGGGTTTAAATGCCTTCTTTGCTTACACGGTTGTTATAAACTATGGTATGTCCTGGCAAGCTGCATTATTTGCGGTTTTTGCATCCGGTGTAATCTTTATCTTTATTACAATTTTTAAACTTAGAGAAAAAATTATAAATGCAATACCAGAAGAGCTTAAATACGCGGCAGGCGCCGGGATTGGATTATTTATTGCTTTTATTGGACTTAAAAATGCTGGGATCGTAGTAGGGGATGAAGCCACTCTTGTTACGATGGGGAATTTACAATCTCCTGGAACGTTGCTTGCCATCTTTGGTATTGTGATTACGATTATCCTTGTTGTGATGAACATTAAAGGCGCAGTTTTTTATGGCCTCGCATTAACGGCCCTGGCTGGTATTTTAACAGGGATGAATAGTCTAGATGGTGGAATCCTTTCTATGCCACCAAGCTTAACGACTTTTGGAGCAGCTTTCCAATTTGAAAGCTGGACTGATGAGATTTTCACTTTACAGATGCTCATTGTCATTTTAACGTTTTTATTTATCGTCTTTTTTGATACAGCAGGTACATTGTTTGCTGTTGCGACACAAGCTGGTTTTGTTAAAGATAATCGCTTACCTCGTGCGGGAAGAGCATTATTTGCAGATGCGAGTGCGACGACAGTTGGTGCCGTTTTCGGTACATCAACTACAACAGCTTATGTAGAATCGACATCAGGCGTAGCGGTTGGTGGTCGAACGGGGTTAACAGCAATCTTTACAGGTTTGTTTTTCTTAGTAGCGCTATTCTTTTCGCCACTGCTATCTGTCATTACAGAACAAGTAACGGCTCCTGCTCTTATCATAGTTGGAGTTATGATGGCGACTTCCCTACGTCATATTGATTGGAACAAGATGGAGATTGCCGTTCCAGTATTTTTTACAGTCGTTACGATGCCGTTAACTTATAGCATTGCTACAGGGATTGCACTCGGTTTTGTTCTTTATCCATTAACGATGGTTGTTAAAGGACGTGGCAAAGAATTACATCCACTTATGTATTTATTATTTGTGGCATTCGTGTTATTCCTGTTCTTCTTACCACATTAA